The DNA segment AATGGCGATAGTATCGGAAATATAAATCAGGGTAATTTTGtcgcaatatattttttatctttgaTATAAAACTTTACTCGTCAGTGTGAATGGAAAtagtaatttttgtaaatcGCCTAATGCGCCCAGTCATCGTCTACCTCACGGAAATCAATTGATGAGTCTTCGtgttattattgataatttttcttttttcattcgttttggTGTTTAACGAACTGATTCACTCGCTAATTCTGTCCATTTATCGATTGTATActattttaattaacaattttacaTAGTTATACACACGTGCTGTAAATCATAATGAATATACGAGAGTACTAACAGATTGTAAgataacgttttttttttgaagtaatTAATTGTAAGGAAAATTTGTAagatgaaatgagatgaaacAATATCAAAATATTAATAGTAGTAATGGAAACTTTGGTCTTAATTTATTGTTGCATTTGTGCAATATAGAagtattctttattttttggtattttGTCCAGTAGAGATTTAGTCACTTACTCCAGAGACCGGTGCTTCTCCGGCTTTCCATTTCGCCATGTCATACAAATTCCTACTATTTTTACGTAATTCTCGACTCAGCTCTATCTTCTTACGGCGTAATGTCCGAATTTGATTATCCTCGTGCGGCGCCAGGGGTTTAGTTAATCCTGAGTTTACTGTGTGGAACATACTCATCCCATCACCGCTCTTTGAAGCTAAAGTGAAGCTGTTGAATGGCAAGATAACTATTAATTAATAGGTgggctttttttgcttctactttgggagaaaaaatatttatttaaattatttaccgTCCAATGGCCAGTGTTTTCTGGATATTCTCTATGTCCTGAAGTTTTATGGTACATTTAACAGACCATGGTATGTAGATGTCCGTTTCAGAATCTTTGGTTTTTTTTGCCTCAAGATAAATCAAGTCCAGTGATGGTTCATACTTATATTCGACGTCCCAAAGCTTTCgctctaattaaaaaaacaatgacattattttttagacAAAATTTGTAGTTTTGTTTtcctaaaataattttatcttatatattttgtaataTACTGggcatttgttattttttcctcaataaaattattattcaattcctGAAATTACCTTCGCACAACTCAATATACACATGGAATGCTGTCGTGATTTTCACATCGTCTTTGCAGCCCAGCTCGCAAATCTTATAGTACTACAACAAACAgataaataattcagtaacatttaataataaattcggaaaattttgCCGCTCGATCAGCTCGTGGTGTTACCGACGGAACGCACTCGCAGCGCCCCGGcgagaactggcgctgtgttTCCACTCTCACGTTTATTACGTTGGAGACAGACGCCGGCTAACTATCACCGCGCTGGCGTCTTGTCTTTttgtattaaataataattagttaATACTTTGCTGACTGTATATATAAAGTACACCAATCTCTGTATCCTCCTGTTAGATATAACTCATCCCACTAATAGTATTACAATCACCAGTATCTTGAAATATCTCCTCGATATTTCGTGGCAACAACCCGAGGCCAAATGTTTACTGTGTTTTGATCGAATATAACCTGAAGTACATGTTTACAACACCTCCAAAGTCGTTCACTGAACGCTTAACCTCATCACAAATACGAAATCATAATTTATACTCACACTCGGATGACAAACATCGTACATTTTGTGGACACTCTGAGGATCGCGGCCCCTTCCACGCACCAGCTGACGAACCAAAACAAACCAGGGATTATCGGTCAGCTAGAAGACTCCCCCAGTAAGGTTAAgaacgaaatatttattttatcgacTACCGGTGGAAAAACGAAATAGACGTATAATTACCGGATATATAAT comes from the Diachasmimorpha longicaudata isolate KC_UGA_2023 chromosome 11, iyDiaLong2, whole genome shotgun sequence genome and includes:
- the LOC135167224 gene encoding uncharacterized protein LOC135167224; its protein translation is MYDVCHPSYYKICELGCKDDVKITTAFHVYIELCEERKLWDVEYKYEPSLDLIYLEAKKTKDSETDIYIPWSVKCTIKLQDIENIQKTLAIGRFTLASKSGDGMSMFHTVNSGLTKPLAPHEDNQIRTLRRKKIELSRELRKNSRNLYDMAKWKAGEAPVSGVSD